One Amaranthus tricolor cultivar Red isolate AtriRed21 chromosome 1, ASM2621246v1, whole genome shotgun sequence DNA window includes the following coding sequences:
- the LOC130797241 gene encoding uncharacterized protein LOC130797241 isoform X2 yields the protein MDLIKQEIMKKKQDLAKETGGKRFFKRSEIEQKRLQKFREEEKREAEEKSQRQQQESSSSSTASLLDLIYSTKPNADSSTKTTTLTTEEQNNIDELNLSKQEVIRRLRLLKQPITLFGEDDQARLDRLKYVLKTGIFEVDSDMTEGQTNDFLRDIIELKKRQKTGMLSDRKRKSEDLEDGEGGKGDDELSGDGGSGFDADKDIALMKARFEDLCEEDKILVFFKKLLNEWRQELDEMQDLNRRTAKGKQMVATFKQCARYLSPLFKFCRKRALPDDIKASLMFIVDCCGKRDYRTAVDHYIKLAIGNAPWPIGVTMVGIHERSAREKIYTNSVAHVMNDETTRKYLQSVKRLVTFCQRKYPTVPSKSIEFNSLANGSDLQALLMDEHHATGGGNQVQEEMLQLPAPRDE from the exons ATGGATCTAATAAAACAAGAGATTATGAAAAAGAAACAGGATCTAGCTAAGGAAACAGGTGGGAAACGATTCTTCAAGCGATCTGAGATTGAGCAGAAGCGCCTTCAGAAATTCCGCGAGGAAGAGAAGCGTGAAGCTGAGGAGAAATCCCAACGCCAGCAGCAGGAATCCTCTTCCTCTTCCACTGCCTCACTCCTTGACTTGATATACTCTACCAAACCTAATGCCGATTCCTCCACTAAAACTACTACTTTAACTACGGAGGAGCAGAATAACATTGATGAACTAAACCTCTCGAAGCAAGAAGTGATTCGGCGTCTTCGACTTCTGAAGCAGCCAATTACCCTTTTTGGAGAAGATGATCAGGCTCGTTTAGATCGATTGAAATATGTCCTGAAGACGGGTATCTTTGAGGTTGACAGTGACATGACAGAGGGCCAGACAAATGATTTCTTAAGAGATATTATTGAATtgaagaagaggcagaagactGGGATGTTGAGTGATCGCAAGAGGAAAAGTGAAGATTTGGAGGATGGGGAGGGAGGTAAGGGTGATGATGAGTTAAGTGGGGATGGGGGCTCTGGTTTTGATGCCGATAAGGACATAGCACTAATGAAGGCAAGATTTGAGGATTTGTGCGAGGAAGATAAGATTTTGGTATTTTTCAAGAAGCTGTTGAATGAATGGAGGCAGGAGTTGGATGAGATGCAGGATTTGAACAGGCGTACTGCAAAAGGAAAGCAAATGGTTGCTACTTTTAAGCAATGTGCTAGATACTTGTCTCCTTTATTCAAATTCTGCAGAAAAAGGGCTCTACCAGACGACATCAAGGCATCTTTGATGTTCATCGTGGATTGCTGTGGCAAGAGAGACTATCGAACTGCTGTGGATCATTATATTAAGCTGGCCATTGGAAATGCTCCATGGCCCATAGGGGTTACTATGGTTGGTATCCATGAACGTTCTGCTCGGGAGAAAAtttataccaatagtgttgctCATGTCATGAATGATGAAACCACCCGCAAATACCTACAGTCTGTCAAACGGCTGGTGACTTTTTGTCAACGCAAGTATCCAACTGTGCCATCTAAATCAATTGAATTTAATAGCTTGGCAAATGGTAGCGACTTACAAGCTCTACTTATGGATGAGCATCATGCAACAGGAGGAGGGAATCAAGTACAGGAGGAAATGCTTCAGTTGCCTGCTCCAAG AGACGAGTAA
- the LOC130797255 gene encoding beta carbonic anhydrase 5, chloroplastic, which yields MASLQSSSHNFPTHSTIFGSTFKSRENKLTLLRLPTCFPKVTSALRLNASRISPQLITEAEDTIRTMSDETPKGRDPFIDMKQRFLSFKRDKYLGNVDHFQNLAENQFPKFTVIACADSRVCPSYILGFQPGDAFTVRNVANLVPPFESGPTETKAALEFSVNTLEVENILVVGHSRCGGIRALMSMRDEEEDSRSFIRSWVIFGKNARLTTKSIASDLNFDQQCRHCEKESINHSLKNLLTYPWIRERVAKGILALHGGYYDFIDGTFEKWTLEYNHEIDDAHTCSIKCREFWS from the exons ATGGCTTCCCTTCAATCTTCTTCTCACAATTTTCCCACTCATTCCACT ATCTTTGGGTCTACTTTCAAATCGAGGGAAAATAAACTGACCCTTTTGAGATTACCTACTTGTTTTCCCAA GGTTACTTCTGCTTTGAGACTAAATGCTTCAAGGATTTCTCCACAGCTGATTACAGAGGCAGAGGACACCATACGGACAATGTCAGACGAAACTCCAAAAGGCCGTGATCCATTTATTGACATGAAACAACGATTTTTAAGCTTCAAGAGAGATAAATACTT GGGAAATGTAGATCACTTTCAGAACCTTGCGGAGAATCAGTTTCCCAAG TTTACTGTGATTGCTTGTGCAGATTCTAGAGTATGCCCGTCCTACATCCTTGGATTTCAACCTGGGGATGCTTTCACTGTTCGCAACGTAGCCAATCTCGTGCCTCCATTTGAG AGCGGGCCTACTGAGACCAAAGCAGCTCTTGAATTTTCTGTTAACACTCTTGAG GTTGAGAATATTCTAGTTGTTGGTCATAGTCGCTGTGGGGGCATCCGTGCTCTCATGAGTATGCgcgatgaagaagaagattcaAG GAGCTTCATTAGAAGTTGGGTTATTTTTGGCAAGAATGCAAGGCTTACTACCAAGTCTATAGCTTCTGACCTCAATTTTGATCAACAATGTCGACATTGTGAGAAG GAATCAATCAACCATTCACTAAAGAACTTGCTCACATACCCTTGGATCAGAGAAAGAGTTGCAAAAGGTATACTTGCTCTCCATGGAGGTTACTATGATTTCATCGATGGCACGTTTGAAAAGTGGACTCTTGAGTACAACCACGAGATCGATGATGCTCATACATGCTCAATTAAGTGTCGGGAATTTTGGAGCTGA
- the LOC130797241 gene encoding uncharacterized protein LOC130797241 isoform X1, which translates to MDLIKQEIMKKKQDLAKETGGKRFFKRSEIEQKRLQKFREEEKREAEEKSQRQQQESSSSSTASLLDLIYSTKPNADSSTKTTTLTTEEQNNIDELNLSKQEVIRRLRLLKQPITLFGEDDQARLDRLKYVLKTGIFEVDSDMTEGQTNDFLRDIIELKKRQKTGMLSDRKRKSEDLEDGEGGKGDDELSGDGGSGFDADKDIALMKARFEDLCEEDKILVFFKKLLNEWRQELDEMQDLNRRTAKGKQMVATFKQCARYLSPLFKFCRKRALPDDIKASLMFIVDCCGKRDYRTAVDHYIKLAIGNAPWPIGVTMVGIHERSAREKIYTNSVAHVMNDETTRKYLQSVKRLVTFCQRKYPTVPSKSIEFNSLANGSDLQALLMDEHHATGGGNQVQEEMLQLPAPSALRLFYLGKRWAWHLNMVGEAGS; encoded by the exons ATGGATCTAATAAAACAAGAGATTATGAAAAAGAAACAGGATCTAGCTAAGGAAACAGGTGGGAAACGATTCTTCAAGCGATCTGAGATTGAGCAGAAGCGCCTTCAGAAATTCCGCGAGGAAGAGAAGCGTGAAGCTGAGGAGAAATCCCAACGCCAGCAGCAGGAATCCTCTTCCTCTTCCACTGCCTCACTCCTTGACTTGATATACTCTACCAAACCTAATGCCGATTCCTCCACTAAAACTACTACTTTAACTACGGAGGAGCAGAATAACATTGATGAACTAAACCTCTCGAAGCAAGAAGTGATTCGGCGTCTTCGACTTCTGAAGCAGCCAATTACCCTTTTTGGAGAAGATGATCAGGCTCGTTTAGATCGATTGAAATATGTCCTGAAGACGGGTATCTTTGAGGTTGACAGTGACATGACAGAGGGCCAGACAAATGATTTCTTAAGAGATATTATTGAATtgaagaagaggcagaagactGGGATGTTGAGTGATCGCAAGAGGAAAAGTGAAGATTTGGAGGATGGGGAGGGAGGTAAGGGTGATGATGAGTTAAGTGGGGATGGGGGCTCTGGTTTTGATGCCGATAAGGACATAGCACTAATGAAGGCAAGATTTGAGGATTTGTGCGAGGAAGATAAGATTTTGGTATTTTTCAAGAAGCTGTTGAATGAATGGAGGCAGGAGTTGGATGAGATGCAGGATTTGAACAGGCGTACTGCAAAAGGAAAGCAAATGGTTGCTACTTTTAAGCAATGTGCTAGATACTTGTCTCCTTTATTCAAATTCTGCAGAAAAAGGGCTCTACCAGACGACATCAAGGCATCTTTGATGTTCATCGTGGATTGCTGTGGCAAGAGAGACTATCGAACTGCTGTGGATCATTATATTAAGCTGGCCATTGGAAATGCTCCATGGCCCATAGGGGTTACTATGGTTGGTATCCATGAACGTTCTGCTCGGGAGAAAAtttataccaatagtgttgctCATGTCATGAATGATGAAACCACCCGCAAATACCTACAGTCTGTCAAACGGCTGGTGACTTTTTGTCAACGCAAGTATCCAACTGTGCCATCTAAATCAATTGAATTTAATAGCTTGGCAAATGGTAGCGACTTACAAGCTCTACTTATGGATGAGCATCATGCAACAGGAGGAGGGAATCAAGTACAGGAGGAAATGCTTCAGTTGCCTGCTCCAAG tgcGCTTAGGCTCTTCTATCTGGGAAAGCGATGGGCTTGGCACCTTAATATGGTAGGCGAGGCTGGTTCATAA